Genomic window (Nitrospirales bacterium LBB_01):
GGTAAGTGAATTAAGATTCACTATGAAAACACTTTCACCGGCGTTGAGCTTTTCGTCAATGATTTTAGCAAACTCCGGAGCGTTCTGGCTGTCCATACTCCCAGACACAGTTATGACCAAAGCCTCGTTGTGTTTTTTGAAATCAAAAACGAGACCGCCTTCCTTATCTTTTTTTGTATCAAATTTCATATGTTCCCCCTTTTATAGTTTTTAATATCAGACATTTTATTCTTTATCATTGTAAGTGTATTTACGTTATCTATAGAGTTATAGCTGACCTCATCCATAAGCTGATGAATAAGATAGACTCCGAGACCGCCTATTTTTCGCTCTGACACTGATGATGTTAAATCTGGTTTGGCTGCTGTTTCAGGGTCAAAGGGTTTACCGTGACTTTCTATTGAAATCACAATGTCAGCCACTCTGTTATGTAGTTTAATACAAATCTCGCCGCTTTCGTCATACCCGTGATTTACTATGTTTATACATGCCTCATCCATAGCCGTTTGCACATCAAACGAATCATGTTTGTTAAAGCCCAGTTCATTTAAAATACCCTTTGTAAATTTTAGAATAACCGGTATATTTTCTAACAGTGCCGGCACGGTAAGTTCATAGGTTCCTCTGTCAGTCATATTAACCAGTACCGCCAATGTATTTAATGGATAGTATGGTTATGTCGTCAGATTGAGGGGCGTCTTTTGTAAATTCCCCAACCTCTGACATCACGCTGTCAGTCAACGCCTTCAAAGAGCCAACTTGAGCGTTGCACAGTGAGTTTTTCAGACGTTTTAACGTAAA
Coding sequences:
- a CDS encoding ATP-binding protein, encoding MTDRGTYELTVPALLENIPVILKFTKGILNELGFNKHDSFDVQTAMDEACINIVNHGYDESGEICIKLHNRVADIVISIESHGKPFDPETAAKPDLTSSVSERKIGGLGVYLIHQLMDEVSYNSIDNVNTLTMIKNKMSDIKNYKRGNI
- a CDS encoding STAS domain-containing protein — translated: MKFDTKKDKEGGLVFDFKKHNEALVITVSGSMDSQNAPEFAKIIDEKLNAGESVFIVNLNSLTHLSSAGLRNIVIVLKKLAANSKKIFFVSSNEDVNRIFKMAGLYNSLVKIFDSEEAAYSACK